Sequence from the Phragmites australis chromosome 6, lpPhrAust1.1, whole genome shotgun sequence genome:
tttttttcttttagtttttatcatatgagtttacaatgagataataatcaatatatcttgtattattttctccttatttttctcATTGagtttaaaattagttttagtGGCATATCATCATATTATATTTTTCCTTAAATTTTCTTCAGGGTTTTTGAAGGAGTTTTATGTGACGTATACAGATAACCAAATTGATCAAGGAGGAGTGTTGCAAATTAATACCTCTAATAAATAGACACACTTTGAGTGTTTAACCATGTGATTAATTATACTATCAAATATCAAGAGTTATGTCTATTAAGAAGATATCTCTCTTCAATAAATTTGTTCTTTTATCATATACattcaatatatataaatatgtaaacacccTATAAATTACTATAAATTAATAACAAGAGTTTTTATtcctgtattttttttatctttctaCAATTATTTGTAATAATAGGCAGGTTTGGTGTGAGTTTGACACATACTCGTAGTACTACGTGTAGATTGATCCGTTGGGCGGGCCAGACTTGGACGCATTGGATCAACCAAAGGACCAAACATAACCGCAGGATGGCCGAACGGGCCCTGAACTGTTTGCCACCCGTTCCACGTTCCACAGCAGGCCGTAGATTTTCCCCTGCCTCCCCGGCCCCCGCGTCGCCCGCAGTCCGCAGAGTTCTAGCCGAAACCCCACAcagctccgcctccgcctccgcctccgcctccacccaGTTCACCCGCTCACCTCCTCCCATCCACCACCGCGCGGCGGCGCATggaggccggcggcgaggagTTCGCGATCGGCGTTGTGATCTCCGCGAAGACCACCCTCGGGGAGGAGTTCGAGGGCCAGATCGTCGCCTTCGACCGCCCCTCCAACCTCCTCGTCATCCATATCCTTTCCAAATCCCTCCTCTCTCatccccatctccgtgtccttTACTcatctgtccctctgtttgTATGCGCGCTCGCGTTGTGTAATTGTTTCCATGACCGAGTAGATCACAGGAGGGCGTAGGGAGGGCGGAGAGAGGGGAGCGGCGGAACGTGAGGGTGCTCAAGGCGAACTACATCCGGGAGTTCTCCGTGATTGGCAAGGGCGACGACCCGCTAGACCCGGCCGGCTGCATGCTCGACCTCCCCGCCATCCATGCCCGGGAGGAGGCCGCACTCAGGTGTGTGAATCACTGGTATTTAGGCGTAAGATGCCGGTTCAGGCTGCTTATGTTTGAGATGCCGTTATGAGTGGATCATACTACTTGTGGGAAGAAGTACATTTTGAGCGTTGTTTCCACAACTAGATAGTGTAAATATGAACTCATGTcaggggaaaaagaaaagcaatgcAATCTAGCATCGGTTTTCTATGTGGCATAATTAACTATTTTTGAAGTTGCTTCACAGTTGAACCTGACTCCTTTAGTTGGTAAAAGCGATATTTTTTTCCGATGTAAATGCATCATACTGTTTATTCAGTTAGATACATGACAATGCACAGAAGGTGAAGTGATAACAGTGTTCACATGTAATTGTAGCAAGTGAAGTAGGAACTAATATGTGCCTGAAAATAAGGACTACAAGGAAGGCCATCTGCTATAATGAGATGGTTCAGATTGTTTGTATGGTTCCGGAGATCTTCGCACTTCATCATTAGAATGAAGGGTTGCATCCATATGTGTCTCTTAATGGTTATAGCCTTATAGTAGTACAGATTAGAAATTATAAACCAAGGAAAATATTTTGTATCTGGTGAGAGATTCATAGCTTGTGGGCTTCGGAGCTTGCATTGCCTTTCTTGGCAACTAAAACGAATGGAGATTTACAGCCTGGCCAACTGCATAACTGGCATAGCATGGTGCATACAATATTTGGAATTTATCAAAGCATCAAAGATGGCCACTTTCATGTTTGTTACAGTTGGGTTAGCAAGGTGGTGGTTTTGTTCTGATTATTGGTAGTATCTTCTGTGGAAATACAGGCATGCAACATGTAACTGACCTGCAAAGTACTACTAAGCTTTGCATTATTTGAGAAAATCAGGTCTCTTAGACACTATCTTTTGCCATGCTGGAGATCAGTGGTGTTCACCTTCAGGTCTCTAGTTATTTGTTGTCCTGGTTTTGCTGTCATGCATTCGCTTATA
This genomic interval carries:
- the LOC133921268 gene encoding uncharacterized protein LOC133921268, which gives rise to MEAGGEEFAIGVVISAKTTLGEEFEGQIVAFDRPSNLLVIQEGVGRAERGERRNVRVLKANYIREFSVIGKGDDPLDPAGCMLDLPAIHAREEAALRQAEIEAERIGVGVTPEAQSIFDALSKTLPVQWDKTDIVVMKEVRVCSPYLPENVSGGTSAANERVRKVVDFERKRLHARVPGQLA